A window of the Cygnus atratus isolate AKBS03 ecotype Queensland, Australia chromosome 4, CAtr_DNAZoo_HiC_assembly, whole genome shotgun sequence genome harbors these coding sequences:
- the RBM47 gene encoding RNA-binding protein 47 isoform X3, translating to MTAEDSTARMSNDSSNMAATKVPEGVAGAPNEAALLALMERTGYSMIQENGQRKYGGPPPGWEGLHPPRGCEVFVGKIPRDVYEDELVPVFESVGRIYEMRLMMDFDGKNRGYAFVMYTQKHEAKRAVRELNNYEIRPGRLLGVCCSVDNCRLFIGGIPKMKKREEILEEIAKVTEGVLDVIVYASAADKMKNRGFAFVEYESHRAAAMARRKLMPGRIQLWGHQIAVDWAEPEIDVDEDVMETVKILYVRNLMIETTEDTIKKVFGQFNPGCVERVKKIRDYAFVHFTTREDAIHAMNNLNGVELEGSCLEVTLAKPVDKEQYTRYQKAAKGGAAATPEVAQQPNYVYSCDPYTLAYYGYPYNALIGPNRDYFVKAGSIRGRGRGAAGNRAPGPRGSYLGGYSAGRGIYSRYHEGKGKQQEKGYELVPNLELPAVNPVAIKPGAVAIPAISAQYSMFQAAPPAKMMEDGKIHAVEHIINPIAVQQDPASAAAAAAAAAAAVIPAVSTPPPFQGRPITPVYTMAPNVQRIPAAGIYGTSYVPFAAPAAATATIATLQKNAAAAAAAAAAAYGGYAGYMPPAFPAATIQVPIHDVYQTY from the exons ATGACTGCTGAGGACTCCACTGCAAGGATGAGCAACGATTCCTCCAACATGGCTGCCACGAAAGTCCCCGAAGGTGTAGCCGGTGCACCCAATGAGGCGGCTCTGCTGGCGCTGATGGAGCGCACCGGATACAGCATGATCCAGGAGAATGGGCAACGCAAGTATGGCGGCCCTCCTCCTGGCTGGGAGGGCCTGCACCCTCCTCGTGGCTGCGAAGTCTTCGTGGGCAAAATCCCCCGTGACGTCTACGAAGACGAGCTCGTCCCCGTGTTCGAGTCCGTCGGCCGCATCTACGAAATGCGCCTGATGATGGACTTTGACGGGAAGAACCGCGGCTATGCCTTCGTGATGTACACGCAGAAGCACGAGGCGAAGCGGGCTGTCAGGGAGCTGAACAACTACGAGATCCGccctggcaggctgctgggtgTGTGCTGCAGCGTGGACAACTGCCGGCTCTTCATCGGAGGCATTCCcaaaatgaagaagagagaggagattCTGGAGGAGATTGCCAAGGTGACAGAAGGCGTGCTGGATGTCATCGTGTACGCGAGCGCTGCAGACAAGATGAAGAACAGAGGCTTTGCTTTTGTGGAGTACGAGAGCCACCGAGCAGCTGCGATGGCCAGGAGGAAGCTCATGCCGGGAAGGATCCAGCTGTGGGGACACCAAATTGCTGTTGACTGGGCAGAACCAGAGATCGATGTGGATGAAGATGTCATGGAGACTGTTAAAATCCTCTATGTGAGGAACTTAATGATTGAGACCACAGAGGACACCATTAAAAAGGTCTTTGGGCAGTTTAACCCCGGCTGTGTAGAGCGGGTGAAAAAAATACGTGATTACGCCTTTGTGCACTTTACAACCAGGGAAGATGCCATCCATGCCATGAACAACCTCAATGGTGTGGAACTGGAAGGCTCGTGCCTGGAGGTTACCTTGGCCAAGCCGGTGGACAAGGAGCAGTACACTCGCTACCAGAAAGCAGCGAAAGGAGGGGCCGCAGCAACACCCGAAGTAGCTCAGCAACCTAATTATGTTTACTCTTGTGATCCGTACACACTAGCATATTATGGATATCCGTACAATGCCCTGATCGGGCCCAACAGAGATTACTTTGTGAAAG CAGGCAGCATACGAGGCAGAGGGCGAGGTGCAGCTGGCAACAGAGCCCCCGGACCCCGGGGCTCCTATCTGGGGGGGTACTCCGCCGGACGTGGCATATACAGCAGATACCAtgaaggcaaaggaaaacagcaggaaaaaggatACGAGCTGGTACCCAACCTGGAATTACCTGCCGTCAACCCAGTGGCCATTAAGCCTGGTGCAG TGGCCATCCCTGCGATCAGTGCCCAGTACTCCATGTTTCAGGCCGCACCACCAGCCAAGATGATGGAAGATGGCAAGATCCACGCAGTTGAGCACATCATCAACCCTATTGCCGTCCAGCAGGACCCAGccagtgcagcagctgctgcagcagccgcaGCCGCAGCTGTAATACCGGCTGTGTCAACGCCTCCCCCCTTCCAG GGCCGCCCCATAACGCCAGTGTACACCATGGCCCCCAATGTGCAGAGGATCCCCGCTGCTGGCATTTATGGGACAAGTTACGTGCCATTCGCGGCGCCTGCTGCAGCAACGGCGACGATAGCCACGCTACAGAAGAACgcggccgccgctgccgccgctgctgctgccgcctaTGGAGGATATGCTGGCTACATGCCTCCGGCGTTCCCGGCTGCCACCATCCAGGTGCCCATCCACGACGTCTACCAGACGTACTGA
- the RBM47 gene encoding RNA-binding protein 47 isoform X2: MQASPLAMLTPAMLSFRFYRVLNEFDIMTAEDSTARMSNDSSNMAATKVPEGVAGAPNEAALLALMERTGYSMIQENGQRKYGGPPPGWEGLHPPRGCEVFVGKIPRDVYEDELVPVFESVGRIYEMRLMMDFDGKNRGYAFVMYTQKHEAKRAVRELNNYEIRPGRLLGVCCSVDNCRLFIGGIPKMKKREEILEEIAKVTEGVLDVIVYASAADKMKNRGFAFVEYESHRAAAMARRKLMPGRIQLWGHQIAVDWAEPEIDVDEDVMETVKILYVRNLMIETTEDTIKKVFGQFNPGCVERVKKIRDYAFVHFTTREDAIHAMNNLNGVELEGSCLEVTLAKPVDKEQYTRYQKAAKGGAAATPEVAQQPNYVYSCDPYTLAYYGYPYNALIGPNRDYFVKGSIRGRGRGAAGNRAPGPRGSYLGGYSAGRGIYSRYHEGKGKQQEKGYELVPNLELPAVNPVAIKPGAVAIPAISAQYSMFQAAPPAKMMEDGKIHAVEHIINPIAVQQDPASAAAAAAAAAAAVIPAVSTPPPFQGRPITPVYTMAPNVQRIPAAGIYGTSYVPFAAPAAATATIATLQKNAAAAAAAAAAAYGGYAGYMPPAFPAATIQVPIHDVYQTY; the protein is encoded by the exons GTTTTATCGGGTTTTGAATGAGTTTGACATCATGACTGCTGAGGACTCCACTGCAAGGATGAGCAACGATTCCTCCAACATGGCTGCCACGAAAGTCCCCGAAGGTGTAGCCGGTGCACCCAATGAGGCGGCTCTGCTGGCGCTGATGGAGCGCACCGGATACAGCATGATCCAGGAGAATGGGCAACGCAAGTATGGCGGCCCTCCTCCTGGCTGGGAGGGCCTGCACCCTCCTCGTGGCTGCGAAGTCTTCGTGGGCAAAATCCCCCGTGACGTCTACGAAGACGAGCTCGTCCCCGTGTTCGAGTCCGTCGGCCGCATCTACGAAATGCGCCTGATGATGGACTTTGACGGGAAGAACCGCGGCTATGCCTTCGTGATGTACACGCAGAAGCACGAGGCGAAGCGGGCTGTCAGGGAGCTGAACAACTACGAGATCCGccctggcaggctgctgggtgTGTGCTGCAGCGTGGACAACTGCCGGCTCTTCATCGGAGGCATTCCcaaaatgaagaagagagaggagattCTGGAGGAGATTGCCAAGGTGACAGAAGGCGTGCTGGATGTCATCGTGTACGCGAGCGCTGCAGACAAGATGAAGAACAGAGGCTTTGCTTTTGTGGAGTACGAGAGCCACCGAGCAGCTGCGATGGCCAGGAGGAAGCTCATGCCGGGAAGGATCCAGCTGTGGGGACACCAAATTGCTGTTGACTGGGCAGAACCAGAGATCGATGTGGATGAAGATGTCATGGAGACTGTTAAAATCCTCTATGTGAGGAACTTAATGATTGAGACCACAGAGGACACCATTAAAAAGGTCTTTGGGCAGTTTAACCCCGGCTGTGTAGAGCGGGTGAAAAAAATACGTGATTACGCCTTTGTGCACTTTACAACCAGGGAAGATGCCATCCATGCCATGAACAACCTCAATGGTGTGGAACTGGAAGGCTCGTGCCTGGAGGTTACCTTGGCCAAGCCGGTGGACAAGGAGCAGTACACTCGCTACCAGAAAGCAGCGAAAGGAGGGGCCGCAGCAACACCCGAAGTAGCTCAGCAACCTAATTATGTTTACTCTTGTGATCCGTACACACTAGCATATTATGGATATCCGTACAATGCCCTGATCGGGCCCAACAGAGATTACTTTGTGAAAG GCAGCATACGAGGCAGAGGGCGAGGTGCAGCTGGCAACAGAGCCCCCGGACCCCGGGGCTCCTATCTGGGGGGGTACTCCGCCGGACGTGGCATATACAGCAGATACCAtgaaggcaaaggaaaacagcaggaaaaaggatACGAGCTGGTACCCAACCTGGAATTACCTGCCGTCAACCCAGTGGCCATTAAGCCTGGTGCAG TGGCCATCCCTGCGATCAGTGCCCAGTACTCCATGTTTCAGGCCGCACCACCAGCCAAGATGATGGAAGATGGCAAGATCCACGCAGTTGAGCACATCATCAACCCTATTGCCGTCCAGCAGGACCCAGccagtgcagcagctgctgcagcagccgcaGCCGCAGCTGTAATACCGGCTGTGTCAACGCCTCCCCCCTTCCAG GGCCGCCCCATAACGCCAGTGTACACCATGGCCCCCAATGTGCAGAGGATCCCCGCTGCTGGCATTTATGGGACAAGTTACGTGCCATTCGCGGCGCCTGCTGCAGCAACGGCGACGATAGCCACGCTACAGAAGAACgcggccgccgctgccgccgctgctgctgccgcctaTGGAGGATATGCTGGCTACATGCCTCCGGCGTTCCCGGCTGCCACCATCCAGGTGCCCATCCACGACGTCTACCAGACGTACTGA
- the RBM47 gene encoding RNA-binding protein 47 isoform X1 produces MQASPLAMLTPAMLSFRFYRVLNEFDIMTAEDSTARMSNDSSNMAATKVPEGVAGAPNEAALLALMERTGYSMIQENGQRKYGGPPPGWEGLHPPRGCEVFVGKIPRDVYEDELVPVFESVGRIYEMRLMMDFDGKNRGYAFVMYTQKHEAKRAVRELNNYEIRPGRLLGVCCSVDNCRLFIGGIPKMKKREEILEEIAKVTEGVLDVIVYASAADKMKNRGFAFVEYESHRAAAMARRKLMPGRIQLWGHQIAVDWAEPEIDVDEDVMETVKILYVRNLMIETTEDTIKKVFGQFNPGCVERVKKIRDYAFVHFTTREDAIHAMNNLNGVELEGSCLEVTLAKPVDKEQYTRYQKAAKGGAAATPEVAQQPNYVYSCDPYTLAYYGYPYNALIGPNRDYFVKAGSIRGRGRGAAGNRAPGPRGSYLGGYSAGRGIYSRYHEGKGKQQEKGYELVPNLELPAVNPVAIKPGAVAIPAISAQYSMFQAAPPAKMMEDGKIHAVEHIINPIAVQQDPASAAAAAAAAAAAVIPAVSTPPPFQGRPITPVYTMAPNVQRIPAAGIYGTSYVPFAAPAAATATIATLQKNAAAAAAAAAAAYGGYAGYMPPAFPAATIQVPIHDVYQTY; encoded by the exons GTTTTATCGGGTTTTGAATGAGTTTGACATCATGACTGCTGAGGACTCCACTGCAAGGATGAGCAACGATTCCTCCAACATGGCTGCCACGAAAGTCCCCGAAGGTGTAGCCGGTGCACCCAATGAGGCGGCTCTGCTGGCGCTGATGGAGCGCACCGGATACAGCATGATCCAGGAGAATGGGCAACGCAAGTATGGCGGCCCTCCTCCTGGCTGGGAGGGCCTGCACCCTCCTCGTGGCTGCGAAGTCTTCGTGGGCAAAATCCCCCGTGACGTCTACGAAGACGAGCTCGTCCCCGTGTTCGAGTCCGTCGGCCGCATCTACGAAATGCGCCTGATGATGGACTTTGACGGGAAGAACCGCGGCTATGCCTTCGTGATGTACACGCAGAAGCACGAGGCGAAGCGGGCTGTCAGGGAGCTGAACAACTACGAGATCCGccctggcaggctgctgggtgTGTGCTGCAGCGTGGACAACTGCCGGCTCTTCATCGGAGGCATTCCcaaaatgaagaagagagaggagattCTGGAGGAGATTGCCAAGGTGACAGAAGGCGTGCTGGATGTCATCGTGTACGCGAGCGCTGCAGACAAGATGAAGAACAGAGGCTTTGCTTTTGTGGAGTACGAGAGCCACCGAGCAGCTGCGATGGCCAGGAGGAAGCTCATGCCGGGAAGGATCCAGCTGTGGGGACACCAAATTGCTGTTGACTGGGCAGAACCAGAGATCGATGTGGATGAAGATGTCATGGAGACTGTTAAAATCCTCTATGTGAGGAACTTAATGATTGAGACCACAGAGGACACCATTAAAAAGGTCTTTGGGCAGTTTAACCCCGGCTGTGTAGAGCGGGTGAAAAAAATACGTGATTACGCCTTTGTGCACTTTACAACCAGGGAAGATGCCATCCATGCCATGAACAACCTCAATGGTGTGGAACTGGAAGGCTCGTGCCTGGAGGTTACCTTGGCCAAGCCGGTGGACAAGGAGCAGTACACTCGCTACCAGAAAGCAGCGAAAGGAGGGGCCGCAGCAACACCCGAAGTAGCTCAGCAACCTAATTATGTTTACTCTTGTGATCCGTACACACTAGCATATTATGGATATCCGTACAATGCCCTGATCGGGCCCAACAGAGATTACTTTGTGAAAG CAGGCAGCATACGAGGCAGAGGGCGAGGTGCAGCTGGCAACAGAGCCCCCGGACCCCGGGGCTCCTATCTGGGGGGGTACTCCGCCGGACGTGGCATATACAGCAGATACCAtgaaggcaaaggaaaacagcaggaaaaaggatACGAGCTGGTACCCAACCTGGAATTACCTGCCGTCAACCCAGTGGCCATTAAGCCTGGTGCAG TGGCCATCCCTGCGATCAGTGCCCAGTACTCCATGTTTCAGGCCGCACCACCAGCCAAGATGATGGAAGATGGCAAGATCCACGCAGTTGAGCACATCATCAACCCTATTGCCGTCCAGCAGGACCCAGccagtgcagcagctgctgcagcagccgcaGCCGCAGCTGTAATACCGGCTGTGTCAACGCCTCCCCCCTTCCAG GGCCGCCCCATAACGCCAGTGTACACCATGGCCCCCAATGTGCAGAGGATCCCCGCTGCTGGCATTTATGGGACAAGTTACGTGCCATTCGCGGCGCCTGCTGCAGCAACGGCGACGATAGCCACGCTACAGAAGAACgcggccgccgctgccgccgctgctgctgccgcctaTGGAGGATATGCTGGCTACATGCCTCCGGCGTTCCCGGCTGCCACCATCCAGGTGCCCATCCACGACGTCTACCAGACGTACTGA
- the RBM47 gene encoding RNA-binding protein 47 isoform X4, producing the protein MTAEDSTARMSNDSSNMAATKVPEGVAGAPNEAALLALMERTGYSMIQENGQRKYGGPPPGWEGLHPPRGCEVFVGKIPRDVYEDELVPVFESVGRIYEMRLMMDFDGKNRGYAFVMYTQKHEAKRAVRELNNYEIRPGRLLGVCCSVDNCRLFIGGIPKMKKREEILEEIAKVTEGVLDVIVYASAADKMKNRGFAFVEYESHRAAAMARRKLMPGRIQLWGHQIAVDWAEPEIDVDEDVMETVKILYVRNLMIETTEDTIKKVFGQFNPGCVERVKKIRDYAFVHFTTREDAIHAMNNLNGVELEGSCLEVTLAKPVDKEQYTRYQKAAKGGAAATPEVAQQPNYVYSCDPYTLAYYGYPYNALIGPNRDYFVKGSIRGRGRGAAGNRAPGPRGSYLGGYSAGRGIYSRYHEGKGKQQEKGYELVPNLELPAVNPVAIKPGAVAIPAISAQYSMFQAAPPAKMMEDGKIHAVEHIINPIAVQQDPASAAAAAAAAAAAVIPAVSTPPPFQGRPITPVYTMAPNVQRIPAAGIYGTSYVPFAAPAAATATIATLQKNAAAAAAAAAAAYGGYAGYMPPAFPAATIQVPIHDVYQTY; encoded by the exons ATGACTGCTGAGGACTCCACTGCAAGGATGAGCAACGATTCCTCCAACATGGCTGCCACGAAAGTCCCCGAAGGTGTAGCCGGTGCACCCAATGAGGCGGCTCTGCTGGCGCTGATGGAGCGCACCGGATACAGCATGATCCAGGAGAATGGGCAACGCAAGTATGGCGGCCCTCCTCCTGGCTGGGAGGGCCTGCACCCTCCTCGTGGCTGCGAAGTCTTCGTGGGCAAAATCCCCCGTGACGTCTACGAAGACGAGCTCGTCCCCGTGTTCGAGTCCGTCGGCCGCATCTACGAAATGCGCCTGATGATGGACTTTGACGGGAAGAACCGCGGCTATGCCTTCGTGATGTACACGCAGAAGCACGAGGCGAAGCGGGCTGTCAGGGAGCTGAACAACTACGAGATCCGccctggcaggctgctgggtgTGTGCTGCAGCGTGGACAACTGCCGGCTCTTCATCGGAGGCATTCCcaaaatgaagaagagagaggagattCTGGAGGAGATTGCCAAGGTGACAGAAGGCGTGCTGGATGTCATCGTGTACGCGAGCGCTGCAGACAAGATGAAGAACAGAGGCTTTGCTTTTGTGGAGTACGAGAGCCACCGAGCAGCTGCGATGGCCAGGAGGAAGCTCATGCCGGGAAGGATCCAGCTGTGGGGACACCAAATTGCTGTTGACTGGGCAGAACCAGAGATCGATGTGGATGAAGATGTCATGGAGACTGTTAAAATCCTCTATGTGAGGAACTTAATGATTGAGACCACAGAGGACACCATTAAAAAGGTCTTTGGGCAGTTTAACCCCGGCTGTGTAGAGCGGGTGAAAAAAATACGTGATTACGCCTTTGTGCACTTTACAACCAGGGAAGATGCCATCCATGCCATGAACAACCTCAATGGTGTGGAACTGGAAGGCTCGTGCCTGGAGGTTACCTTGGCCAAGCCGGTGGACAAGGAGCAGTACACTCGCTACCAGAAAGCAGCGAAAGGAGGGGCCGCAGCAACACCCGAAGTAGCTCAGCAACCTAATTATGTTTACTCTTGTGATCCGTACACACTAGCATATTATGGATATCCGTACAATGCCCTGATCGGGCCCAACAGAGATTACTTTGTGAAAG GCAGCATACGAGGCAGAGGGCGAGGTGCAGCTGGCAACAGAGCCCCCGGACCCCGGGGCTCCTATCTGGGGGGGTACTCCGCCGGACGTGGCATATACAGCAGATACCAtgaaggcaaaggaaaacagcaggaaaaaggatACGAGCTGGTACCCAACCTGGAATTACCTGCCGTCAACCCAGTGGCCATTAAGCCTGGTGCAG TGGCCATCCCTGCGATCAGTGCCCAGTACTCCATGTTTCAGGCCGCACCACCAGCCAAGATGATGGAAGATGGCAAGATCCACGCAGTTGAGCACATCATCAACCCTATTGCCGTCCAGCAGGACCCAGccagtgcagcagctgctgcagcagccgcaGCCGCAGCTGTAATACCGGCTGTGTCAACGCCTCCCCCCTTCCAG GGCCGCCCCATAACGCCAGTGTACACCATGGCCCCCAATGTGCAGAGGATCCCCGCTGCTGGCATTTATGGGACAAGTTACGTGCCATTCGCGGCGCCTGCTGCAGCAACGGCGACGATAGCCACGCTACAGAAGAACgcggccgccgctgccgccgctgctgctgccgcctaTGGAGGATATGCTGGCTACATGCCTCCGGCGTTCCCGGCTGCCACCATCCAGGTGCCCATCCACGACGTCTACCAGACGTACTGA